A stretch of Arthrobacter sp. NEB 688 DNA encodes these proteins:
- the bioB gene encoding biotin synthase BioB, with protein MTAQATGTDILDVAREQVLERGVPLTQEQVLEVLRTGDDRLQDLLALAHEVRMKYQGPAVEVEGIVSLKTGGCPEDCHFCSQSGQFTSPVRSVWLNIPELVRAAKQTAATGATEFCIVAAVRGPDAKLMEQMREGVAAIRAAVDIQVAASLGMLTQEQVDELVDMGVHRYNHNLEAGRSYFPRVVTTHSFDERLDTCRMVKESGMELCCGGLVGMGETLEQRAELAAQLGELEPHEVPLNFLNPRPGTPFGDLEPMETGDALRTIAAFRLALPRTILRYAGGRELTLGDLGTREGLLGGINAVIVGNYLTTLGRDPREDLALLDELEMPIKALNETF; from the coding sequence CGGCACAGGCCACCGGCACCGACATCCTCGACGTCGCCCGCGAGCAGGTGCTCGAGCGCGGCGTCCCGCTGACGCAGGAGCAGGTGCTCGAGGTCCTGCGCACCGGCGACGACCGCCTCCAGGACCTCCTCGCCCTCGCCCACGAGGTGCGGATGAAGTACCAGGGCCCCGCGGTGGAGGTCGAGGGCATCGTGTCCCTCAAGACCGGCGGCTGCCCCGAGGACTGCCACTTCTGCTCCCAGAGCGGCCAGTTCACGAGCCCCGTGCGCTCGGTGTGGCTCAACATCCCCGAGCTCGTGCGTGCGGCCAAGCAGACGGCTGCCACCGGGGCCACCGAGTTCTGCATCGTCGCCGCCGTCCGCGGCCCCGACGCGAAGCTCATGGAGCAGATGCGCGAGGGCGTCGCCGCCATCCGGGCCGCCGTCGACATCCAGGTCGCCGCGTCGCTCGGGATGCTCACGCAGGAGCAGGTCGACGAGCTCGTCGACATGGGCGTGCACCGCTACAACCACAACCTCGAGGCGGGGCGCTCGTACTTCCCCCGGGTCGTGACGACGCACAGCTTCGACGAGCGGCTCGACACCTGCCGGATGGTCAAGGAGTCCGGGATGGAGCTCTGCTGCGGCGGGCTCGTCGGGATGGGCGAGACGCTCGAGCAGCGCGCCGAGCTCGCGGCGCAGCTCGGTGAGCTCGAGCCGCACGAGGTCCCGCTGAACTTCCTCAACCCGCGCCCCGGCACCCCGTTCGGCGACCTCGAGCCGATGGAGACCGGCGACGCCCTGCGCACCATCGCCGCCTTCCGGCTCGCGCTGCCGCGGACGATCCTGCGCTACGCCGGCGGCCGCGAGCTGACCCTCGGCGACCTCGGCACGCGCGAGGGACTGCTCGGCGGCATCAACGCGGTCATCGTCGGCAACTACCTGACGACGCTCGGGCGCGACCCGCGCGAGGACCTCGCCCTCCTCGACGAGCTCGAGATGCCCATCAAGGCCCTCAACGAGACCTTCTGA